A part of Ziziphus jujuba cultivar Dongzao chromosome 8, ASM3175591v1 genomic DNA contains:
- the LOC107413553 gene encoding zeatin O-xylosyltransferase — protein sequence MATHHQHQHEQQKHENLSIKDASVIVVMVPFPVHSHMNQLLQLSCLISSYKIPVHYAGSSIHNSQVRTRAHALNLSEIQFHDFPIPPFVPEFHDFSIPPTSYSTEFLLPYFHVTEHLRQPVGALIHQLSSKAKRIIIIHDVLTSSVVQDAISITNAETYFFQATTVFTVFCFSCAASSEKFLPIPSELAHEIKDPIEIPSTEGAFSYQTTNFLTRQTQFVKSLSALGTLYNACKVIDGAFLDLLVEKQNDKKGWPIGPLHQVTYNSKNIGRNSINGRDKCLEWLDKQEPDCVLYISFGTTISMGDHDQQLKELALGLELSEAKFIWVFTDADHKKDGLVESEKGRHELPEGFEDRVKGKGMVVRDWAPQLEILQHKSTGGFLSHCGWNSCLESISYGVPIATWPMHSDQPMNALLITDVLKIGVNVKEWRRRDQVVSSSEISKALRRLMGSDEGDEMRKRAKDLGDKVRSATADGGVSRLECDSFIAHITR from the coding sequence ATGGCTACTCACCATCAACATCAACATGAGCAGCAGAAACATGAAAACCTTAGCATCAAAGACGCTTCGGTTATCGTGGTAATGGTTCCTTTCCCAGTTCACAGCCATATGAACCAGCTCTTGCAACTCTCATGTCTTATTTCTTCCTACAAAATACCAGTCCACTACGCCGGTTCCTCCATTCACAATTCTCAGGTGAGGACGCGAGCTCATGCTTTGAACTTATCAGAAATCCAATTCCATGACTTCCCAATTCCTCCTTTCGTCCCTGAATTTCATGACTTCTCAATTCCTCCAACTTCATACTCCACAGAATTTCTTCTTCCATATTTTCATGTCACTGAGCACCTTCGTCAACCAGTTGGTGCGCTTATCCACCAGCTCTCTTCCAAAGCCAAAAGAATTATCATCATCCACGACGTTTTAACCTCCTCTGTAGTACAAGATGCTATTTCTATAACCAATGCTGAAACCTATTTCTTTCAAGCCACCACTGTTTTCActgttttttgcttttcttgTGCTGCGAGCTCAGAGAAATTTCTTCCAATTCCTAGTGAATTAGCTCATGAAATTAAAGACCCAATTGAGATTCCATCTACTGAAGGAGCTTTTAGTTACCAGACTACAAATTTTTTAACTCGCCAAACCCAGTTCGTGAAATCATTATCTGCTTTGGGAACTTTATACAATGCATGCAAAGTGATAGATGGTGCTTTTCTTGACCTTCTGGTGGAGAAACAGAACGATAAAAAGGGCTGGCCGATTGGGCCTCTACACCAGGTAACATATAATTCAAAGAATATTGGGAGAAATTCCATTAATGGCAGAGACAAATGCTTGGAATGGCTTGACAAACAAGAACCAGACTGTGTCTTGTACATCTCCTTTGGAACCACAATTTCAATGGGGGATCATGATCAACAGCTTAAAGAACTTGCTCTGGGATTGGAGCTGAGTGAGGCAAAGTTCATTTGGGTATTCACAGATGCAGATCATAAAAAGGATGGTCTTGTAGAAAGTGAAAAAGGTCGACATGAGCTTCCGGAAGGGTTTGAGGATAGAGTGAAAGGAAAGGGAATGGTGGTGAGAGATTGGGCTCCACAGCTTGAAATTCTGCAGCACAAATCTACAGGTGGGTTTTTGAGTCACTGTGGGTGGAACTCTTGCTTGGAGAGCATTAGCTATGGAGTTCCTATAGCAACATGGCCAATGCATTCGGACCAACCCATGAATGCTCTGCTCATAACAGACGTGCTCAAAATCGGTGTGAATGTAAAGGAATGGAGACGCAGAGACCAAGTGGTGAGCTCGTCGGAGATTAGCAAAGCTTTGAGGAGATTAATGGGTTCGGATGAAGGAGATGAGATGAGGAAGAGAGCTAAAGATTTGGGTGACAAAGTTCGAAGTGCTACTGCTGATGGAGGAGTTTCTCGGTTGGAATGCGATTCTTTCATTGCCCATATTACCAGATAG